Genomic segment of Hippocampus zosterae strain Florida unplaced genomic scaffold, ASM2543408v3 HiC_scaffold_287, whole genome shotgun sequence:
cccaaccccaaccccaaccccaaccccaaccccaaccccaaccccaaccccaaccccaaccccaaccccaaccccaaccccaaccccaaccccaaccccaaccccaaccccaaccccgtaGCGATAACCTATCGCTAGCGTGCAACTAACATGAAGCATGAAAATATACATTTGGGTACTTATGTTTCATAAAAAATTTAggataatgttaaaaaaaatataaaaaaaaaattataaacgaAAAATTCATATTTTCACCCAAATAGAGTTGTAAGCCTGCTAACACATATTCATTAATAATTCCTGCGCTGCATGGGACTTCGGTGGGGATGCCCTCCTCACATCGAGTTAGACAGGATGCAGGCTGTCTGGCCCGTTGCTAGGATCCCTTTCTTGACTTGCATTTCATAGACGGTTGCCTTCAGCTACGGAATGGTGATCATAGGGAAGGCCTGTAGCTGGAGAGCGATACATGAACAGCGAGAAGATTCAAAGGGTGTAAATATTGATTGCCCCCATCTCACTAGCCATCAGCAGGCAGGGGAAGTCCTCTGGGTTGCAGTTGTGGACAATCATGTAAACATAGTCCAGCCAAGTGTATTACTGACATGGAACGCAAACCCTTTGAGCTAGTTCTTCATAAACAGTGCAAGGCAGGCAAGTGGCAAGTGGCGCTGAGGGAACAGACGAGTTACAGGAGCTAGAGCACCTGTAATCATGGCGGACGGCCAGAAGTACATCAACCTAGAGCATCCGTCCTTGGTAGGTGAACATCACTTGAAAGGATAGGTGACTCTGGTTGAATTTGATCCTCGATTAGTAATACTCAGTACTACTCATCTAACCGGGCAAGCCTGATAAGCAAAGAGGCAATGTAATTCCGACTGGTTTTCATAgagcttttaaaataaataagacaataaatatatttattgaaatGCTTGGGCCGAAATGTATGAGCTATGTGAAGGGATCTGCTTTAGCTCATACTATTACTGAAAGTACGGGCTTGTTGTTCCGAAATGCTGCAGAGCGTTATGGGAACAAGCCCCTTGTCTTCGCCTATGAAGAAGGCATATCGCTCTCTTATTCTTAGACCTTCTTGAGGTCAAGGCAACTTGCGGCTGGACTGAGGAAGATGGGGCTTGAGCAGGGTGATAGAGTCGGAGTGATGTCGTATAACCGGACGGAGTGGCTCTTGATACAGATGGCAGCGGCCATGGCCAATCTCATTCTAGTCAACATCAACCCTGCCTACTTAAGAGAGGAGCTGAGATATTGTATCAATAAAGTAGGCGTTTCTGCTTTGTTCATGGATCATCAATATCGCCAGCAAAACTACATCCGCCTGCTTTAATAACTCGCTCCCGAGTCGCCTTTCAAACTACCCGTCCAGGGACTTCCCACTTTGCGCTACGTGATCTGCATGGACCCAGAATTCAAACCCACTAACCCAGCCATCCTACCCTTCAATCGAGTTGAGACATTGGGGGATAGCAGTGATTTAACTCAAATAGACGAGTTAGTAGGTAAAATCTCGGCAGACTCCTCTACTAATATCCAGTTCACTAGTGGCACCACTGGGAAACCCAAGGAGCCACCTTAACTCACTACAACATCCTCAACAATGGTTTTAGCTTGGGCGAGCGACCTGGGTATAGCGAGCAGGACAGCATTTGCGTCTCAGTGCCCTTATATCATTGCTTCGGCATGGTCATAGGCAACATCGCGGCCATCACCCGGGGCATGTCCTTAGTGTATCCCTGTCGCGGCTTTAATGCAAAGCTAGCACTGGAAGCTTCAGCAAAATTTGGGGCAACCTCGATCTACGGTGTGCCGACGATGTTTATCTAGTATCTGAAGTAAGCCAAAAAGCAAAAGTACTAACTGGCCCTAAGAACAGGAATCATGGCTGGATCGCTTTGCCCAGAGACTTTAATGCTTGACGTATACAAAACGCTGAATCTTCATGATTTGACCATCTGCTACGGCATGACAGAGACATCGCCTGTCTCcttccaaacctctcccacagATACTTTGGTTCAGaagaccagaactgtggggcgCATACTCCCAGGCATTGAGGCTCAGATCGTTGGCGACAATGGCCAACCAGTTCCCCGAGGGACGGCCGGTGAGTTCTGGGTGAGGGGCTACTGTGTGATGAAGAAGTACTGGGAGGATGAGGAAAAGACCAGGGAAAGCATCAGCGACGGGTGGATGAAATCCGGTGACCTGGCGACCATGGACGACGAGGGCTATTTGAATATTGTAGGAAGGAGCAAGGACATGATCATCCGCGGAGGCTAAAATGTGTTTCCTAAAGAAATCTAAGATTTCATTCGCGCCATCCCCGGCGTCGAGGATGTGCAGGTCATTGGCGTCGCAGATGAGCGACTCGGCGAGGAAATCGCCGCTCTGGTCAAGCTAGACCAAGCTCAAAGCCTGAGCCGAGAGTACATCTTTGGGCAGTGCTATCAGAATATGGCCCATTATAAGGCGCCCAGGTACATCAAGTTCGTGGAGAAGTACCCACTGACAGTCACGGGCAAAGTGCAAAAGTATCTCATGCGGGATGAGCTCAACAGGGAGTTGCGCTAAGGCCGCGCCAAAGAATATCTCATCAAACGATGATTGCTAATTTATGAGCGTTACCAAAAGGGACAGTAAGCCAAGCAGCTCTTTGCCCAAAGACCGCAAGGAATGGGCGAGCGCCAAGCACAAGAAGAGAGCAGCCCCCGAGGCCGGGCCAACCCTGCTCAGCGAGGCCAACTTCGACGTCATGAAGGACTCCGCGAACATCTCCGAGCTAGCTGATATGCCACTGAAATACGTGCTCAAATGTGTGGGAGGAATATTCAAGGGACGGTTCGTCTTTATTACGACGCACGCTGAGGGCGAAGTCATAGGTTCAGGGGATGCCAAAAGAGAAGGGCTCACCCTGCAGATCGAGGGGGTGGGCCTATCACTTAAGCATGCGGGCCTTAAATTTGACGGGTTTAAGTCATTCGTGGTGCAAGATTTCGGGAGCGAGCGAGGCACCTGGTTGAATGCTCCTTCTGACGGAATAAGTCTTAGAGAGGGCAATCATTATTATGTCGGAAAGCACATGCTTGCTGTTTCGAGAGGCAACCCAACAAACGAGGTGGAAGAGGCTTGCGCACAAGCAGGCCTTCTTGAGCTGGCTGATAAGTTCAATCACAACGGAATCACTTCCATCGAAGATTTACTCGAAGCCCTGCCTACCGGCTTCAAGGGGTTTGCTTTCAGCTAGGAGCAACGGCAGCGGGCAGTCCAACTTGGCGACTCCCTCGCCTGGTTCAACTAAACCCCAGTGACGCACAGAATCCGGGTCGAGTTTTTATCGGAACCAATGAGAGGTATCAATACGGAGCTTGGGTTCGAGCCGTATCTGATTTTCAAAGGGGCAAGGGAATGTCAACTCAGGCAGGAGGGCAGTGATCGGACGGTGGGCAAAATCACTTTCAACAGAGGTGACTACCGCCTGCAGTCTCTCGGGTCTGATCTGTTCACTAGGATTACACCCAATAAGCCCATGAAGCTGATGCTATACGACTTCATCAACCTCGGCGACCTCCACTTCCAATTGACCAGGTTCAACAGCGCATCAGTCATGTCGCAGGGACATAGGCCCATCATGGAGGACTTCGCTTCCTGGAACGAAGACCTGGCCGTTTCCAAGCACAAGCTGGTCAGTCTCTTTTGGGTCGGTGATGGTCACGGAGGGTCAGAGTGCATCGATTACCTGCGATAAAATTTGGAAGCCACTCTCATCCGAAACCTCAAGCTGGTTGATAGTGTCAAAAACCTGTGCGAGGGAGTCAAAATACTGGTTTAAAAGACGTTTTACGAGCTGGACTGGGGATTCTATGAGCGACACAAGGACAAAGCCCTCGTCTCAGGCGCCACCCTGCTCCTCGCCCTCATCATCGGCTGCCGCATCTTCCTCATCAGTCTGGGAGACTGCATCGCCACCCTGGGAAAAGTGTCTAAACTGGTCAGGCTGAATTAAGCCCACAAGCCGTCCCGGAGCGATGAAATCAAACGAATCGAAGAGTTGGGAGGCTTTTTACAGTACCAGAGGCTGCTGGGAAAAATGACCGTGTCAAGGTGCATGGGTACCTTCGAATATAAAAATTTAGCGGACTACTAAAGAGAAATGAAGGACCGCAAATCTTTCATCTCGTGTTTGCCAGACGTTAGGGCAGTGGACGTGGACCCCGACAGGGACGAGTACTTGCTTCTAGCCACCGACGGC
This window contains:
- the LOC127594852 gene encoding LOW QUALITY PROTEIN: medium-chain acyl-CoA ligase ACSF2, mitochondrial-like (The sequence of the model RefSeq protein was modified relative to this genomic sequence to represent the inferred CDS: inserted 1 base in 1 codon; substituted 7 bases at 7 genomic stop codons), whose translation is MADGQKYINLEHPSLTFLRSRQLAAGLRKMGLEQGDRVGVMSYNRTEWLLIQMAAAMANLILVNINPAYLREELRYCINKVGVSALFMDHQYRQQNYIRLLXXLAPESPFKLPVQGLPTLRYVICMDPEFKPTNPAILPFNRVETLGDSSDLTQIDELVGKISADSSTNIQFTSGTTGKPXGATLTHYNILNNGFSLGERPGYSEQDSICVSVPLYHCFGMVIGNIAAITRGMSLVYPCRGFNAKLALEASAKFGATSIYGVPTMFIXYLKXAKKQKYXLALRTGIMAGSLCPETLMLDVYKTLNLHDLTICYGMTETSPVSFQTSPTDTLVQKTRTVGRILPGIEAQIVGDNGQPVPRGTAGEFWVRGYCVMKKYWEDEEKTRESISDGWMKSGDLATMDDEGYLNIVGRSKDMIIRGGXNVFPKEIXDFIRAIPGVEDVQVIGVADERLGEEIAALVKLDQAQSLSREYIFGQCYQNMAHYKAPRYIKFVEKYPLTVTGKVQKYLMRDELNRELRRSPRALPQTRLQISP